AGTGACCGAGCTTCTCATCCATTTAAGATGTATGTACTCTTTGAAGAAAATTGGCATTAATTCAAACAATTTTTTAAGGCACAATAAGCTATTTCATCATATTTATTATTCAAAATTATCAGTCAACTGTCAAGCACTGCAAACACTTTTTGAGATTTATATGAACTTAAAACCTATATAAATGTATCTATGTTTCATTATCTTTTGTGAAATGTTATTTAATCAAGAATATAATTGAATAAACTAATCTTTTGGATTGACATTAACAAATTTCAATAACCTCATTGATGGACAATATTCAAATTTTAACTGTTTCTGACGAGAAGCAAAAGAGAAAATTCACAAGCCAACACTAGTGCTTAAGAGTGAAGATAAATAAACTTAATTTCATATCTTGCTTGACCGACTGAACGTACACATAATATCTATGATAAAATGACCAAATATTTCAACCACGAGACAGAAATCATAGTTGTAGCAAACATTGTGGAATGTGGACAATAATATAGCACTTAGCAGGTGTATATAGAAAGGTATATCTCTTGAATTCTTCATCATGAAGCTAAATACAAATTctagtttatttttcttctcaGAATAGTAAAACAAAGAAATGTTTCAATGAAGGATCACATAATATCCCATGGTAGAAAACAGTTAAAAGAACCTAATTAAATGACGTTTTGCTGAGCTATAACAAATCAATTGATTGGCGTCCAATATCTTACCATCTTTGTACTGGAATGAATCTGAAAAGCACAATTATTTGTGGAATGTATGCAACAGTAATATCACATAGTTTGAATTCAAAGATTATTTCTAATCAAAAACAATATAACAGAATTGATCAACACTTTTCTTAATAGCATTTGATGTAAGGGTGAGCATAATACCTGTTGTCCAAAGGTATATGTAGGGATCATAGAACCACCCCATGTTTCAAAACGATATACATCCAAGTAATTTTTCTGGACAGTATTAATCAACAAGTTAGCCTACTTAAATTTAACAGAAAGGTAACTACCTCAATCACATTAAAAATAACTCAAGCAGCAGGAAAGACACCTCAATTATCACCCTCCCAGAAGCAGAAAATTGTTCGCCTGCAATGTCAATTTCAACTATAGTTTCAGCTCCGACGGCTGGTTTGGAAACACACGCCAGAAAATGGCGAACAACCAATTCGTACACTTTCTGTTGCAAACCAAATTCACATAATACTCAATTTCAAATCAGTTAAAGTTTTGAAAACATGAATGTTATCTACAAAATTCCGTAAAATCACAAACTAACATGGTGATCCTGACTCCATCCAGCTTCTCCATCTGAAAATTTAGTTGGGTGAATGGGAGGGTGGGCCTTGTCATCATGTCCACCACCATTAGGATTCCTCCAAAGACCTGCTTCAGCATCTAGCAAGCGCTGGGCATATGATCCCCATACTGGGTGATGTTGCTGCTCTTGTACCATTGTCTATACCAAACAAGAAAAGATCCAACTGTAATTTAAACAGTCAAACGACGTACAGCTCAAATGTCCTGAGGCTTTAAGCGAAGCACACGCACGCTTTACAGAAGTAGCACAATAAGtaaaatattctaaaaaataaataaattctgtttttttttaaatatgaaacTTAAGATATCAAATATCGAAATCATCTTCATCTTATAAAGATCAAGTATTAAAATGCGAGGAAAAAATATCGAGGTGACACAAGGGCAAAGGCGATGGGGGTAAAAGGCGACACTATGTTGGGGTTTTTTGTGCTCTTTTTATGGTAAACAGAGGAGAAATCGCAATTTTAAAGACAATTCACCTCTGTTATAAATTTTTTCGAACAAATTCTATTTTTCTCCGAAGCGCGGTTTGGAGCACAAAAAAACGCACGCATCATGGAAGTCGTGGGCAATGCGTTTAAAGCATGTACTTCTGCGTTTTTTATAACTATGGTACAACTAATAAAAAATGTCAGGAACCGTAGAAACTCTCGGTGGGTTAGACAACTTTTTCTTGACAAAGCCGTGATGAGACATCTTTGAAAAGTATTATTGTTATCTTTCAAACCGAAGCACAATAAGGTCAGGGAAAATCTAAAGGACCCAATTGAGAATTATGGGACATTTTCAATCCATATGGGACCTTAAAAGCTTAAACTTTTTTTCACATATGCATATCAAATAGATATTTACGTGATTATGTCACATGAAAGTTTCACTTTTTTTGCTAAAGAAGTTTTAGACCAACTTTAGCCTTCAACTTCCCGCTTGTCTATGTTTCAAATAATCAAATTGATACATAAAATGAGATATATATTTTAGAGCTGGAAACGTAGAGCATAAAAGTATattacaaaacaaaacaaaaatagaGTCTTATCATAGAGATTTTTCAGTTCATCAATCCTAATCCACCATTCATGGCTTCAAAATTACATAATTTGAGTTAGATCATGGAAATAACAAGTTTAAGTAAAATTTGAGGTCGATGGCCAGGAATGTAATCCTAAACTCAAAAATTTTGAAGAGAGAGCTGTAGATTGATAAAGATGTTATGGGACATCCGGACATCAGACATGCTCATGTTGAATTTTTAAcagaaataagaaaaataaccATGTTACATAAAATATCAATCTGTATTTTCCCCGGCTAACAATGCATATGAATTTAACGCTGTTTTAAATCGAACTTATCTTTTTCTAGTCACAGAAGTTTGAAACTTGGTGCGACCTTTGGAAACACTAAAGGTAGAAAGTAATCCATAATTACTTCACCTAAGATAGCATGTAAGTCCAGAATTATTTTCTTCAATGGCAACATCTAGATTCTAGCACTTCTAGAGAATCGCCAGCAAGGTTGATTTCAAGCTAGTGAAACTTATCTATCAAGCATTCAAGCTTTGTTAGAAAACAACATATGTATGAATTATCTGGTAAAATGTTAATAGTTTTCTGATTACCTAAATGTTGGATGGAATTTCTATTCTTGTGAACAGACACCAAAGAAAAGCAAACTTGACTGTCATCATTCAACCTGATTTCCATATCATATTTCATTTTATATatgataaattacaaaaaaattgaTCCCTAAATCTGCATGCTTAGAAGCTTCGTCCATTTAATCATCACTGCAAAGTTGCACCACACAAGCATCTGACAAATTCAGAGAAGCACATTCAACATCTTTGTTTTTAATACTCAAGCACATTTACCCCATTTGCAAGGGGTTTTATGTCAGATTTTAAAACACACGAGGTTTTAAATGCGACTAATTTTACACAGGATTTTTCGCTTTTTTCAATATTCACAGGGGTGATGATGCAATTTGCCGAAGGAACAATTAATTTCGGTCTTAAATATGATACAATTGGCCCAAAATTTCCAACATTCATTCTTCACCTCTCCTTATGCCTGTGACATTGTTATTATGCATGTCCAAATTCTTTAGAAATCTGTTTCAATTGTTCACTGACAAGTAATGTTTATTCTTTAGTTTTCTAACTACTTCATGAGTTCACTTCTTAAGTGTTAAAAAGCGCTCTGGTAATGAAAACAAATCACTCGAAATCAATTAAACTAGTGGGTACTTACACGGAGATCAGTTCTCTCTGAGAAGCCATCAGTTTCTGTGCGAGGATAACTGATAAAACCAGCTTGATACAAATCTTCTGCCACCTAGTCGTGAATGAAGATAACAAAAATTAATCTTGTGCTAGAAATATATTTGTTGAATAAAAGTTGTTCACAACAACGTGAAATATGaaaacaacaaaataaaattgttaATCTTCATAACATGATACGGTAATACAACAGAAATCTCCATTTGCAATAATTTTACAGGTCAATACATCCACAAACCACGAATAAAACAAAAACAGTGTACTTAAGCGTAAGCTTAAAGATACAATCATGGAAAAGTTACCAACATTTTCTCCTGAAAATAAGTGTAgcttaaatttttaaatcacaAATAAATGTCAATGACAATTTCCGGGGATTCCGATATTGTAAAACTTCATTAGTAAGTCGGAAATTCTTTGCAGACAACAGAATTATTAACTATGCAAAAGTATGGGAAATCTAATCATTCGCATCAATTACATCATCTGATGGTCCAGCACACATCAGTAAAATCGAAAAAGGTGAAGAACACTAGAATGTTGACAAAAGCATAAATGGTTGGTAGAAGCTAACCTTCATAGTCTGCTCTGAACTCATTCTAAAGTACCGTGATGCACGCTTCTCAAGCTCAATGGTACTCAAAGGATGAGGAGGATATTTCAGCTTTTCCTGCTGCCTGACATTTATTACCTGAAGATGAAAATCAAGGGTTCAACATTCCAACCATTGACACTGAGTTTGGTCtccaaaaattattttcattgcacGGAAACTCACAGTTGCAGTGGGTTCTAGGGCGCACAATTCATATAAGATTGTTGCACAAGTGTAATCAAACAAATGCCCGCGCCTGCTAATTCACTCTGTTAGGCTTCAACACCAAAAGATTTAATTACTAGATGATGCAAGATTATGACAATTACATCCAACTAAATGTAGCAGTGCCTTCATCTGAATTGTGAGTACAGTTAATAGTCCAGAACTCTTCAGGTTCATGTGATTGAATTTCCCAGAACCTCTCCACAACAAAACCCAAGGTAGGGAACTGCAGCCAacccaaaaacaaaaatatgcaGAACGCAACTGGTCAACAAGAGTGGAAGAACAAAAGGTAGATTGTACACAACAAATGGTGAATATTCCTTTATACTTTCTAGCTAGTTGAGGAGTTGCTTACCTGGCAAGGACCATAGCTTAGAACAAGATTTCTGTTGTCTGTTGAAACATCAAGGACAAATgcatctctcaaaagcatagtCTGAAACCGGGTGAAAGAAGCACCAATCCGCAGATCTATTTCCTGTAAGATATTCTTTATTATGTCAATTCTTCAGAATTTGAGTCATGAACCCAAATAACAAAAATTGGAAGCATGGTTTCATGAAAAGAATCCAAGAAAATGTATTTGGACAAGCCTCCAAGTTTCATCCCCAGCACCATTCAGAGATTTTGCACCAAAAGCATCTTAGAGATAAATTTGTTAAAATAGGGGGAAAATTATGCACGGCAGATAGCTAAAAAATTGAATGACAAAGTGAAAGAAAGTTATCAGTGCCGCTGTCGACAGATAAATATGAAAAGGATATGAAATATTAAGAACCCACTTGTCGAACATCTACAGCGTCAGCAAATAACTGATTAGGCCGAACAAGGTGCTGCACTGCATAATGAATATCCCTGAGAAATAAAAATTTGTTATTGGATGACAGTCAATATAAATGAGAAGACAATCAAGTGTAGAATATTATCCGGTCATCAAGACCTGTCAATTAAAGCAGAGAAACGAGCTCTCCAGATGTTGAGATTATGATTTGCTCGTGTACAGACTTCTACAACCTCAAATGCTATATTTTCACCTTCTCTATCACAATCAAGCCACAAGATAAGCCATTGGCACTTTCTAGCTTCTTCCTCCAGTGTCTTTTGGATGTCTGACTTATCCTGTATTAGCCAAAAGGAAGTGAGCAAATCACTCATTGTGAAAGTGAATAACGAAATTCAGATATCAAGTATAATGATAACAGTCGTGTTCATTcttcaataaatatttatacAGGATCTTCTACAGGATTTTCAAAATGATATTGTATCATGCTCACTGACACAATTGGCGATGGTCAACTGTTGTTCCTTCAAAAACAACTTTCATTTGATACTTTTAGTACTTCAAACTTCAAAGATTTAAAATCGTAGCCTGGAAAGCATAAAAGAGAAGAACCCAACATTTCATCATAGATCATCATGCCTCTAGAGCaaaattcataatatttaaacatgtaaaatacTTAATATCGGCCGATAGAATATCCGTGTGACAGTTTGTGCCTTGTTACAAGAAATGTCCTAAgctgataaactttgaaacaTCAACCTCATCAGGTACACGAGCTTAAAAATGGCATATATCACAAGTTTTGGATGCTTCCAAGATCCATCAAATGAACCATTCAACAACAATCAATACAAATCCTCTCGGCTACCAAGCTACTGGCTTTGGTGAACATTGATACACGGTGTATAACGGTGGATATACAACTCTAGTGCATTGACAACTATCAATATACACAAAATATTGGCTTCCACCGAAAGAATAACCCAACAGTAAAAGCTAAACCAGCATCTATCTAGACTCGACAGCAAGATAAAATCTTTGGAGCAAAATGTGAAAAACGGAGGACCATGATCATAATCCACGCATATTATATAACCCATTTGCATTACCTGGGGGACATGTTTCCTGACAGAGGCATGGTAGAGATCGACGGGGTCGCAGGAGTACCACTTGCGATATCGTTCCTCGAATTCAATCTCCATGAGATGGCCGGTGACTGAAGTGAATGCCATTTGGAATTGCTGATTTTGAATGGGGTAATTGAACTCGAAGATCCTGTTGAATCTCGACCGTCCATCTCTCACCCTCAGCCCACCGCTGGCTGGGTTCTTCGAGAGTATTCCCGCAACCGCCTTAGCCACCGACGGCTTCTCCGCCACGTTCAGCGCCCGCATTGCACCTGTTTGGTGTAAAGCCTTCGCCTTGCGGCTAGCCGACCTTTTGCTTTTGGGATTTCCCGCCTTTACCTTGGTTAGAATTACtaaaaatttgattaaattgaaaacaaatttcataaaattccaAATATACATTTGAGTAAATTTTGATACATTAATTACtgtaaataatttaattgataGATGAATTACTCGTAAATTAACAAATTTTTATATGACCAagctaaaaaaattcaattttactTTTAACCTAATTTGTTTTTAAGTCTAGTTAccgataataaattcaattaagtatacaattttattttcaagattatttaatttaatttgttgattgatttttttttaaattatttgataaatattagcAACTCAAATATACAACTAATTTCTTTTTatcatattaataaaaatataataaataaatatatgtcaCCAAAGTTCGGATGTATTATTTTTGGTCAACCGAAACAAAAAAtattcttcatttttttttcaaaatctaATATTGATAAATTAAAATTCAGGAAAATGTTTAACAAGAAAGTAGTAGATCATGAAAAGACAAATCTTTTGTAAAAAAACCGATAATGTGTGGTGGGCAGAGCATCGATTTGACAATGCATGAAAAATCTTATTCATTCCTGATTTTCGTAAAACCAATGCCTGAAAGTTTTATGCACTTGATTTATACATTTACGGAAAATTGGCTTTTCGACTTctactttaaattaaatttaaattaagttttGTGGCTTTTCGATGGCTTGTGGCGGCCGAATCACCAGTAAGAAAGTGCATGAACAGTCTCACTTATTCTCGATCTATAAAGTTCTATTTGAATACTTTTACAAATTCAAACGGATCAATACCAGATTTTGaaaaactaaaataattaattttatttcgaTCCTCCGAAAATAATATCTCCAGGTTATGTggcatatttatttattatatttttatcagtataattaaaaaatttagttgtatatttgagttcataattatttatgataatataatttctaaattaatattgatttttttaaaaaaaataaacagtaaataaattaaataattttaaaataaaagtatgtaCCCATTGAATTCTAATGATAATGGGACTAACAAATAATTTAGGTTAAGGGTATAATTGCCTTTTTAACTTCATCATTTAACAATTTGTCAATTTATAAATATTGCATGTACCGATGAAGACAATTACAATAATTCATGTTCTTGCACCAAATTGAATTTTACTCATAATACATTTATGTCTCAAAGTTTGAGACCAGAAATGAGATTTCTCAGtcatttatttttatgttgacaattgaaataaatttttatgttaaattaaattattacaaATTGATTGAATACCCGTGAATGATTAAGAgcatcattatatattttatttgaaattctatatattttttttcacaaggtctcatggatcgtattttgtgagacagatctcttatttgggttatccatgaaaaaatattacttttatgctaaatgtattacttattattgtgaatattggtagggttgatcgtctcacaaataaaaattcgtgaaaccgtctcacaaaaaacctacactatttttttttactgaAATCTCAAACATTATGCCGTCACTCCACCGTAAGGCCACCATCACGATCGCAGTGGAGTCCTTGGAATGAAATAACACGCTCATTAACTTAGTTTGAGCTTTTTTATAGGCTGAGGTTTATAAAATGACCACAAGACTATTGGGTTGAATTCTAGAAAGAAACGAGTTAGGTTGAGCTCCCTTCTATTGGTCGGGAAAGGATATGCGCCACCAAGTGTAGCACACTCGATGGGCTATCCGCTGATGCGGGTTTACACAACCATTCCAAAACTATCGCCAAAATGCGGTGAAATTCACTTAGTGGAGGGTGATATTAGTTTTATTGATCCACATTTCCACTCttcagtttttatttaatttaatagtGAAGTttgatcgaaattttaaatttatagcGAAGAGACGTTATGAAAAAAATCAATGAGAAATATGGAGTATGGACAATGATATTTGATTGGAGTTTAACAAATAATATTGAATACAAAATGCCATCCAGTGAGAAAAGGATCAGTTGGAAATTAGGTACATCCCCACCAATTTTTTTCCCACTAATCATGGAACCTTCTAAATCTGATAAATTGAA
The sequence above is a segment of the Primulina tabacum isolate GXHZ01 chromosome 6, ASM2559414v2, whole genome shotgun sequence genome. Coding sequences within it:
- the LOC142549578 gene encoding DNA topoisomerase 3-alpha isoform X1 yields the protein MRALNVAEKPSVAKAVAGILSKNPASGGLRVRDGRSRFNRIFEFNYPIQNQQFQMAFTSVTGHLMEIEFEERYRKWYSCDPVDLYHASVRKHVPQDKSDIQKTLEEEARKCQWLILWLDCDREGENIAFEVVEVCTRANHNLNIWRARFSALIDRDIHYAVQHLVRPNQLFADAVDVRQEIDLRIGASFTRFQTMLLRDAFVLDVSTDNRNLVLSYGPCQFPTLGFVVERFWEIQSHEPEEFWTINCTHNSDEGTATFSWMRGHLFDYTCATILYELCALEPTATVINVRQQEKLKYPPHPLSTIELEKRASRYFRMSSEQTMKVAEDLYQAGFISYPRTETDGFSERTDLRTMVQEQQHHPVWGSYAQRLLDAEAGLWRNPNGGGHDDKAHPPIHPTKFSDGEAGWSQDHHKVYELVVRHFLACVSKPAVGAETIVEIDIAGEQFSASGRVIIEKNYLDVYRFETWGGSMIPTYTFGQQFTPTALTLDSGVTRPPPLLSEADLLSCMDKAGIGTDATMHDHIKKLLDRFYATKDSSTRFSPTNLGEALVMGYDDMGYELWKPNLRSMMESDMKAVSMGTKRKAEVLETCLQQMKACFVDAKSNKGKLFDAMAVFFERSNRSNGNEQQTTGDIVKRCGLCQESDMVLRKKPDGNFMVGCLGYPQCRNVVWLPGSVSEAIVTPNTCSTCNPGPVYLIQFKFRRLEIPPNYSVDHLGCIGGCDNTLKQLVEICGTGSRNNSSVPGRGQGNASSYSNTHQSNSRGQGAWQTAHSSDSYSSQNSLGRNMRSQEASGQNGESSIPCTSCGAPCNLLTATTSANRGRKFYSCRGQGCNFFVWDDDANAGGSVSHGSNSRSASNPSRRGGRGRIRRGGRQANDSAFVSATGEPISGRCFVCGDPSHFANACPSRGR
- the LOC142549578 gene encoding DNA topoisomerase 3-alpha isoform X2, which translates into the protein MRALNVAEKPSVAKAVAGILSKNPASGGLRVRDGRSRFNRIFEFNYPIQNQQFQMAFTSVTGHLMEIEFEERYRKWYSCDPVDLYHASVRKHVPQDKSDIQKTLEEEARKCQWLILWLDCDREGENIAFEVVEVCTRANHNLNIWRARFSALIDRDIHYAVQHLVRPNQLFADAVDVRQEIDLRIGASFTRFQTMLLRDAFVLDVSTDNRNLVLSYGPCQFPTLGFVVERFWEIQSHEPEEFWTINCTHNSDEGTATFSWMRGHLFDYTCATILYELCALEPTATVINVRQQEKLKYPPHPLSTIELEKRASRYFRMSSEQTMKVAEDLYQAGFISYPRTETDGFSERTDLRTMVQEQQHHPVWGSYAQRLLDAEAGLWRNPNGGGHDDKAHPPIHPTKFSDGEAGWSQDHHKVYELVVRHFLACVSKPAVGAETIVEIDIAGEQFSASGRVIIEKNYLDVYRFETWGGSMIPTYTFGQQFTPTALTLDSGVTRPPPLLSEADLLSCMDKAGIGTDATMHDHIKKLLDRFYATKDSSTRFSPTNLGEALVMGYDDMGYELWKPNLRSMMESDMKAVSMGTKRKAEVLETCLQQMKACFVDAKSNKGKLFDAMAVFFERSNRSNGNEQQTTGDIVKRCGLCQESDMVLRKKPDGNFMVGCLGYPQCRNVVWLPGSVSEAIVTPNTCSTCNPGPVYLIQFKFRRLEIPPNYSVDHLGCIGGCDNTLKQLVEICGTGSRNNSSVPGRGQGNASSYSNTHQSNSRGQGAWQTAHSSDSYSSQNSLGRNMRSQEASGQNGLVALQLFSALLVFSGICSCGR
- the LOC142549578 gene encoding DNA topoisomerase 3-alpha isoform X3; amino-acid sequence: MRALNVAEKPSVAKAVAGILSKNPASGGLRVRDGRSRFNRIFEFNYPIQNQQFQMAFTSVTGHLMEIEFEERYRKWYSCDPVDLYHASVRKHVPQDKSDIQKTLEEEARKCQWLILWLDCDREGENIAFEVVEVCTRANHNLNIWRARFSALIDRDIHYAVQHLVRPNQLFADAVDVRQEIDLRIGASFTRFQTMLLRDAFVLDVSTDNRNLVLSYGPCQFPTLGFVVERFWEIQSHEPEEFWTINCTHNSDEGTATFSWMRGHLFDYTCATILYELCALEPTATVINVRQQEKLKYPPHPLSTIELEKRASRYFRMSSEQTMKVAEDLYQAGFISYPRTETDGFSERTDLRTMVQEQQHHPVWGSYAQRLLDAEAGLWRNPNGGGHDDKAHPPIHPTKFSDGEAGWSQDHHKVYELVVRHFLACVSKPAVGAETIVEIDIAGEQFSASGRVIIEKNYLDVYRFETWGGSMIPTYTFGQQFTPTALTLDSGVTRPPPLLSEADLLSCMDKAGIGTDATMHDHIKKLLDRFYATKDSSTRFSPTNLGEALVMGYDDMGYELWKPNLRSMMESDMKAVSMGTKRKAEVLETCLQQMKACFVDAKSNKGKLFDAMAVFFERSNRSNGNEQQTTGDIVKRCGLCQESDMVLRKKPDGNFMVGCLGYPQCRNVVWLPGSVSEAIVTPNTCSTCNPGPVYLIQFKFRRLEIPPNYSVDHLGCIGGCDNTLKQLVEICGTGSRNNSSVPEVEVNKVGTVKLLHAGKVNGVIS